Proteins from one Leptospira wolffii serovar Khorat str. Khorat-H2 genomic window:
- a CDS encoding LIC12048 family lipoprotein — translation MMKTIFDAKFSFLIGSFALVFLFSCGDSGSDTLHNVNLSNAKWLFAEKVPLATNTDGGTVVPGATPQAPTPLHDLFSLTPGSWVSIQSLGGAIDPTGTTVENDFDGDGILNSKETTTNVWVADYPRIEATIMPPVTMKIEILQSTQTANDEIISEINSDDFESAKNDGSEKIHQNELNLKTVQYQEQFSNTTSFGLGNSSSANYGASYGGFGLDYGTSGSNNWNFSNSTSKTVTKWADKPFKNNIDSDAWRLKSDSSSLKARKYRGEKNTKINSTSKVDPNAGYIRAALYIKNLSTNMPVKLRNILCSLMFETGTGDLIPVQSFRLRNDDYSLFEIEVYGGSSFGPYVVELSGLNTKEIEAAIASGYNPKVFVVDYEMTHVADSNYRSNLLNYSGDNLKIVEENAKGRTSLIRIFGNNIRELFRVAAFDAVGDLNDPCRPGTLTNISPGISLRKALDRISCSGLEITYGDFVLDLSEIAPSLKEPRVHVKGIKSIGPLQNTIPCIDETHTGSDGVSYTACVQIPVSKWTDEQIANAGVWVIYSKGKYYHLTEYWKDGNNVRTFDPENAPKAVPMVKGVDSLLWAGDYIDIVYISAKDYLAQQIDYSKNPLTTTKQFSLNTAWDSSSLGIHPYYPDTASVYLGEAGFGEKIEIKIQLDKTQYLNPNFGTPESAGVFTYLWNFQYNRKATLDKYSIDQVSDFEVSLGFGGTRTDWQHIVKDLNPASEYKMKSCGRTLDFSTQVFTHCIQLPTKSNYVSEDISLIKLYLRPSLNSAYRKTIWPLRYTEVRKVRGELGADLAIGNDLLNLAKSYGNLEEGDTLYINGNENAPYIIQTISAPLSDGSFNVTLQYPVTEKYSKTNSVYVKGTLAAPDVRLSTDTNFVSEWNAQLGSTLPTNYDNPAYLQFLTGSLSCTTYAFHPVSCLGFSPDLNALNWIGGYNYGVAAWNSWADAANFDGFLGSGLFQITANTNHSYRLEPGTTDFKIGEHSGANPLSEPVVISNGDLAMVVWKKDTDVFGRFYQISTGTNLSGILDLTTASATGKFAVKTNGSKLVLLWDSGNDLYISVRNWDAAATTAVESKVATRQTAGGVGYTFDLAVGTTKALIAWNSVYTTLFYSFPSTHTVYNHESYARQYDLSTGAASAVAFKYYTEAVDSYNSGTGAMRVAADGSGTNAILANVTYDSNSYGIRAVPYDFNTGTIVGSLKIIKAQGANPGTSLSVGVTGMNALLVWRRPDNALFARSMDLSTGNLISSGEVAIDTKATSFKLSVADDIGLILYSTTTNRINLRPFLVSVGQLKVMNVLSLDTSLKATARKPGVPSLVGNNIISLWEHEENSKRTIRGRIATLSPFQLKGSGEFFVSTTNQGTQTGPSAVGIANMGLGAWLSQDTDLPRIRGYYLDLNNPGALQYGLNNFFVAPLIERDYTLWTKIIY, via the coding sequence ATGATGAAAACGATTTTTGACGCAAAGTTCAGCTTTCTAATCGGAAGCTTCGCCTTAGTATTTCTTTTTTCTTGCGGAGATTCGGGAAGCGATACCTTACATAACGTGAATCTTTCAAATGCAAAATGGTTATTTGCCGAGAAAGTTCCATTAGCTACGAATACGGACGGAGGGACAGTAGTTCCAGGCGCCACTCCCCAGGCTCCGACTCCTTTACATGATCTATTCTCCCTCACTCCAGGGAGTTGGGTTTCTATCCAGTCTTTGGGTGGAGCGATCGATCCGACCGGGACCACCGTTGAAAACGATTTCGACGGAGACGGCATTCTCAATTCGAAAGAGACAACTACAAATGTTTGGGTAGCGGATTATCCTAGGATTGAAGCCACGATCATGCCGCCCGTGACTATGAAGATCGAGATTCTGCAAAGTACCCAGACTGCGAACGATGAGATTATTAGCGAGATCAACTCCGACGATTTCGAGTCTGCTAAGAACGATGGATCGGAAAAAATTCACCAAAACGAATTGAATCTGAAAACCGTTCAATACCAGGAGCAATTTAGTAATACGACTAGTTTCGGCCTGGGGAATTCGTCTTCCGCAAATTACGGAGCGTCCTACGGCGGCTTCGGGTTGGATTATGGAACTAGCGGTTCAAATAACTGGAATTTTAGTAACTCCACATCCAAGACGGTTACGAAATGGGCGGACAAGCCGTTTAAGAATAATATCGACTCCGATGCGTGGAGATTGAAATCGGATTCATCCAGTTTAAAGGCTAGAAAATACAGAGGAGAGAAGAATACCAAAATAAACAGCACCTCTAAAGTGGATCCGAATGCCGGTTATATCCGGGCGGCATTGTATATCAAAAATCTCTCCACAAATATGCCCGTAAAATTGAGGAATATTCTTTGTTCGTTAATGTTCGAAACCGGAACAGGGGATTTGATACCGGTCCAAAGTTTCCGACTCAGAAACGATGATTATAGCCTTTTCGAAATAGAAGTCTATGGAGGATCGTCATTCGGACCCTATGTTGTCGAGCTTTCCGGTTTAAATACGAAAGAAATCGAAGCGGCTATTGCCTCCGGCTATAATCCGAAAGTTTTCGTTGTAGATTACGAAATGACTCATGTGGCCGATTCGAATTATCGCTCCAACTTGTTGAATTATAGCGGCGATAATTTGAAAATTGTGGAAGAGAATGCAAAAGGCCGCACAAGCCTGATTCGAATCTTCGGGAACAATATCCGCGAACTCTTCCGAGTCGCCGCTTTCGATGCAGTCGGCGATTTAAACGATCCTTGTCGTCCCGGCACTCTAACTAATATTTCTCCGGGAATATCTTTGCGTAAGGCCTTGGATCGCATATCATGTTCGGGGCTCGAGATCACTTACGGGGATTTTGTATTAGATCTTTCTGAAATAGCACCTTCTCTTAAGGAGCCTAGGGTGCACGTAAAAGGGATCAAGTCCATCGGCCCTTTGCAGAATACAATTCCTTGTATAGATGAGACGCATACCGGATCGGACGGGGTTTCCTATACTGCTTGTGTGCAGATTCCTGTAAGCAAATGGACGGACGAACAGATTGCTAACGCAGGTGTGTGGGTCATTTATTCCAAAGGAAAATATTATCATCTTACCGAGTATTGGAAGGACGGTAATAACGTTCGAACCTTCGATCCGGAAAATGCCCCTAAAGCCGTTCCAATGGTAAAGGGTGTGGATTCTTTACTTTGGGCGGGAGATTATATCGATATAGTTTATATTTCCGCAAAAGATTATCTCGCACAACAGATCGATTATTCCAAGAATCCTTTGACTACGACTAAGCAATTTTCCCTTAATACCGCTTGGGATTCCAGTAGCCTTGGGATTCATCCATATTATCCGGATACCGCTTCCGTCTATCTGGGAGAAGCGGGCTTTGGCGAGAAGATCGAGATCAAAATCCAATTAGATAAGACCCAATACCTGAACCCAAATTTCGGAACTCCGGAATCGGCGGGAGTATTCACGTATCTTTGGAATTTCCAGTATAACCGAAAAGCGACTCTCGACAAATATTCGATCGATCAGGTTTCCGACTTCGAAGTAAGCTTAGGCTTCGGGGGAACGAGGACGGATTGGCAGCATATCGTAAAAGACTTGAATCCCGCGAGCGAATACAAAATGAAAAGCTGCGGACGAACGCTCGATTTTTCCACTCAGGTCTTTACTCACTGTATCCAGTTGCCTACGAAAAGTAATTACGTTTCGGAAGACATTAGCTTAATCAAATTGTATCTTCGTCCATCTCTAAATAGCGCCTATCGTAAAACCATTTGGCCGTTAAGGTATACGGAAGTGAGAAAAGTTCGCGGAGAATTGGGTGCGGATTTAGCGATAGGAAACGATCTTCTAAATCTGGCCAAATCTTACGGCAATTTGGAAGAAGGCGATACTCTTTACATTAATGGAAATGAAAACGCTCCGTATATTATACAGACTATTTCCGCTCCGTTAAGCGACGGATCTTTTAATGTAACGCTCCAATATCCAGTCACTGAGAAATACTCCAAAACAAATTCCGTTTATGTGAAAGGAACATTGGCAGCGCCGGATGTTCGTTTGTCTACGGATACTAATTTCGTGTCTGAATGGAACGCGCAGTTAGGCTCCACTTTGCCGACAAATTACGATAATCCGGCTTACCTGCAATTCTTAACAGGATCCTTAAGTTGTACCACCTATGCCTTTCATCCAGTATCTTGTCTTGGATTCTCTCCAGACTTGAATGCCTTGAATTGGATAGGAGGATACAATTACGGTGTTGCAGCTTGGAATTCCTGGGCGGATGCCGCCAATTTCGACGGATTCCTAGGAAGCGGACTATTCCAAATTACCGCGAATACCAACCATTCTTATCGATTGGAACCGGGCACAACGGACTTTAAGATCGGAGAACATTCCGGAGCAAATCCGCTCTCCGAACCGGTCGTAATATCGAATGGAGACCTTGCTATGGTCGTCTGGAAAAAGGACACCGACGTATTCGGAAGATTTTATCAAATTTCTACCGGAACGAATTTATCAGGAATCCTAGATCTTACGACCGCTTCCGCCACGGGAAAATTCGCAGTCAAAACCAACGGTTCAAAGTTGGTTTTACTTTGGGATAGCGGTAATGATCTGTATATCAGCGTTCGTAACTGGGATGCGGCGGCAACGACCGCGGTGGAATCCAAAGTCGCGACTAGGCAAACCGCTGGCGGGGTCGGCTATACTTTCGATTTGGCGGTCGGAACGACGAAAGCATTAATCGCTTGGAACTCGGTATATACCACTCTGTTCTATTCGTTTCCTTCTACACATACCGTTTACAATCATGAATCGTATGCCAGACAATACGATCTCTCTACCGGAGCCGCTTCGGCTGTCGCTTTCAAATACTATACGGAAGCGGTAGATTCTTACAACTCCGGGACCGGAGCGATGCGGGTAGCGGCGGACGGAAGCGGAACGAATGCGATTCTTGCAAACGTTACTTACGACTCGAATTCCTATGGAATCAGAGCCGTTCCGTATGATTTCAACACAGGCACTATAGTAGGAAGCTTGAAGATAATAAAGGCTCAGGGAGCGAACCCCGGAACTTCTTTATCCGTAGGTGTAACCGGCATGAATGCGCTTCTGGTTTGGAGAAGACCGGATAACGCTCTTTTTGCCAGGAGTATGGATCTTTCCACCGGGAATCTGATTAGTTCCGGAGAGGTAGCAATCGATACTAAAGCGACGAGTTTCAAACTTTCCGTCGCAGATGACATCGGGCTTATCCTTTATTCTACGACAACTAACAGAATCAATTTGAGACCGTTCTTAGTTTCAGTCGGACAATTGAAAGTAATGAATGTGTTATCTTTGGACACTTCCTTGAAGGCGACGGCTCGTAAACCGGGCGTTCCTTCATTAGTGGGAAATAATATTATTTCATTATGGGAGCACGAAGAGAATTCGAAACGAACGATCCGAGGAAGAATCGCGACTTTAAGTCCTTTCCAACTCAAAGGAAGCGGAGAATTCTTCGTGAGTACTACGAACCAAGGCACTCAGACCGGACCAAGCGCGGTCGGAATCGCAAATATGGGATTGGGCGCTTGGTTGTCCCAGGATACCGATCTACCCAGAATTCGGGGTTACTATCTGGATCTCAATAACCCGGGTGCGCTGCAATACGGTTTGAATAACTTCTTCGTGGCTCCTTTGATCGAGAGGGACTATACCCTCTGGACGAAGATCATCTACTGA
- a CDS encoding LIC12048 family lipoprotein produces MKRGFEFGKRFLAIAILLPFVATCLSDFGFGGRGNVNLSKATWLVAEKVPFVSDNSGVPGQTTVPVVPVNNLFNLPPGTTVSIQALGGTIDPTGTTIVNDFDGDGILNANETNTNIWVADYPAIETVIAPPITMKIEIQESVAHKADSIVSEINSDDFESAKNEGSENIHQKELALRTVQFQDSYSNSTSFGGGNSSGTNVGGTGTEYSESSKDPKTSIPTAQLGLNYGTNSSNSWNYSNSTSGTLNKWADKPFKNNMDANAWRLKSDTSSVKAKKYRGEKNEKVDSTSVIKPDAGYVRAALYIKNKSVNMPVKLRNILCSLVFETGTGEIVPIQSFRLRNADYSLFEVEVYGGSEFGPYVIELPGLNKAEVEKAIASGYNPKIYIVDYEMTHVADSNYRSSLLNFTGDNLKIIEENAKGRTGLIKVYGPGIREMYRVAAFTLKNDANQEVNDCQGKTATKFSPGVTLRSALDRISLCSGLEIQYKDYVVNMSEVAPSLGQSRIHVKGIYSIGGVKNSVPCEDKTYVGSDGASRTACVQKPTSSWTSDELANSGIWTIYSKGKYYNLTEIWKNTNGDPIFFDPTETQKAILLKGVDSQMWAGDFFDLVFVSAKDLIDGAQQFESTPIITIEQFKMNTTWDLNWVGGHPYYPDNKSIYLGDAGFGEKVEISIRLDKTKYLNPDFGIPTPAGAYSYFSEFAYNRITTTEKFSIDQASDFELSMGLGGARTDWQHIVKDLDNNSPYKLKSCGRTLDFQTQVYKHCIQLPTDSTYVDKDMTLIKIFVRPAFNSAYRKTVWPLRYQDVRKVRASLASPAFQGAKKISITSSYGTISVGDTLYIDGNENYYYQVNSVGTPAADGSFEVGIDSGVIEDYKKTTYIYVKGSLDKPDVRLAVDNTFITDWNQQVGAIIPTTYETPTNLQLLNTTSVTCSSLQLFHPLSCLGYQPDYRAVNWMGNYNYGVAAWNSWTDGGDFESFLGDGLLRLATSTGSSYRLEPSTKDFDFSQNPAAIPTGAPITVANGSTAFVIWKKDNLIQIRPYDVTKAAEAGILDNAKQINSTTTSPLTNLFAATINDGIISIVWDSGNAIYIRFWNAATNTAIGSELKVTDRNAVGSAYSRINVSMGTGARAFVVWNDVLWYPIGSHKWLAGRIFQADPVANTAVATATSFIIDEVTNLEDLRYEVTTAGNGSDYVAVAWHYSSIQGNFYNIDFRTYNITTGAPVGPLRVLASGAGLLPYNGSLFLEASGITGCLIWKTPGNTLSGRVFNLQTDTALGGSNFQIDTGVGSINTTLIGNKVFVNYTKGADIYTKVVSIPDNFLLVNTTVKLNSSSKATSRKPGKTIQSGDQFITFWEHLESGLSTIRGRTATLNPPISLLGSGEFFISTKNAGSQTSPVGQAFSNSGLAVWLSNDVDKYNIRAYNIDINNPGALQYGLNNFFVAPLMERDYTIWSKIIY; encoded by the coding sequence ATGAAGAGGGGTTTTGAATTCGGTAAACGGTTTTTGGCGATTGCCATCTTACTACCGTTTGTTGCCACTTGCTTGAGCGATTTTGGATTCGGTGGGCGAGGAAATGTAAACCTTTCCAAAGCGACCTGGCTAGTTGCCGAAAAAGTTCCATTTGTATCGGACAATTCCGGAGTTCCCGGACAAACGACAGTACCCGTTGTACCGGTAAATAACCTATTTAATCTTCCACCTGGAACGACAGTAAGCATCCAGGCACTAGGCGGGACTATAGATCCGACAGGAACCACCATCGTAAACGATTTCGACGGGGACGGAATACTAAACGCTAACGAAACGAATACGAATATCTGGGTGGCGGATTACCCTGCGATTGAAACCGTAATTGCTCCTCCGATTACGATGAAGATCGAAATCCAAGAAAGTGTCGCTCATAAAGCCGATTCCATCGTGAGCGAGATCAATTCCGACGACTTTGAATCCGCAAAGAATGAAGGTTCAGAGAATATCCACCAAAAAGAATTAGCACTGCGAACGGTTCAATTCCAAGACTCATACAGTAATTCAACAAGTTTTGGCGGCGGAAACAGCTCTGGAACAAACGTAGGCGGAACAGGGACAGAATACTCCGAAAGCTCGAAAGATCCTAAGACCTCGATTCCGACGGCCCAACTCGGGTTAAACTACGGAACGAACAGTTCTAACTCTTGGAATTATAGCAATTCTACCTCGGGAACTTTGAATAAATGGGCAGACAAGCCGTTTAAGAATAATATGGATGCGAACGCCTGGAGGCTTAAGTCGGATACGTCTAGCGTAAAGGCCAAGAAGTATCGCGGAGAAAAGAATGAAAAAGTCGATTCTACTTCGGTAATAAAGCCGGACGCAGGTTATGTAAGAGCCGCTCTTTATATCAAAAATAAGTCCGTAAATATGCCGGTGAAACTGAGGAATATTCTCTGCTCTTTAGTATTCGAAACAGGCACGGGTGAAATCGTCCCGATCCAAAGTTTCCGTTTACGTAACGCCGACTACAGTCTTTTTGAAGTGGAAGTATACGGTGGATCCGAATTCGGACCGTATGTAATCGAGTTGCCCGGTCTTAATAAAGCCGAAGTCGAGAAGGCCATCGCTTCCGGATACAATCCTAAGATATATATCGTAGACTATGAGATGACTCATGTTGCGGATTCCAATTATCGTTCTTCTTTACTCAATTTCACCGGAGATAACCTAAAGATCATCGAAGAGAATGCGAAGGGACGCACGGGGCTCATAAAAGTATACGGTCCGGGAATCCGGGAGATGTATCGAGTAGCGGCTTTTACTTTAAAGAACGATGCGAACCAGGAAGTGAATGATTGCCAAGGAAAGACTGCAACGAAATTTTCGCCCGGTGTGACGCTGCGAAGCGCTTTGGATAGGATTTCTCTTTGTTCGGGGCTTGAAATACAATATAAAGATTATGTTGTGAATATGTCGGAGGTTGCACCTTCCTTAGGCCAATCTCGTATTCATGTCAAAGGGATCTATTCGATCGGTGGAGTGAAGAATTCTGTACCTTGCGAAGATAAGACGTATGTAGGATCCGACGGCGCTTCTCGTACTGCTTGTGTTCAGAAACCCACGAGTAGTTGGACTTCCGATGAACTAGCGAATTCGGGTATTTGGACCATCTATAGTAAAGGTAAATACTATAATTTAACGGAGATTTGGAAAAACACGAATGGAGATCCGATCTTCTTCGATCCGACCGAGACGCAAAAAGCGATCCTATTAAAAGGGGTCGATTCTCAGATGTGGGCGGGCGACTTCTTCGATTTAGTTTTCGTTTCGGCTAAGGATTTGATCGATGGTGCACAACAATTCGAATCGACTCCAATCATTACCATAGAACAGTTCAAGATGAATACTACTTGGGATCTGAATTGGGTCGGAGGGCATCCTTACTATCCGGACAATAAATCGATCTACCTTGGGGATGCGGGTTTCGGAGAGAAGGTAGAAATCAGCATACGTTTGGATAAAACCAAATACTTAAATCCCGATTTCGGGATTCCGACTCCTGCCGGAGCGTATTCCTATTTTTCCGAATTCGCGTATAACCGGATCACGACTACCGAAAAATTCTCGATAGATCAGGCTTCCGATTTCGAGCTTAGTATGGGGTTGGGTGGAGCTAGAACAGACTGGCAACACATCGTGAAGGATCTAGATAATAATAGCCCTTATAAATTGAAATCCTGCGGAAGGACTCTGGATTTCCAGACGCAGGTATATAAGCATTGTATCCAGTTGCCTACGGATAGTACGTATGTGGATAAGGACATGACTCTAATTAAGATTTTTGTTCGTCCCGCCTTCAATAGTGCATATCGTAAGACCGTATGGCCTTTACGTTACCAGGACGTTAGGAAAGTTAGAGCTTCCTTGGCTTCACCGGCTTTTCAGGGTGCCAAGAAGATTAGCATTACGTCGAGCTACGGAACGATTTCCGTAGGAGATACTCTGTATATCGATGGAAATGAGAATTATTATTACCAAGTGAATAGTGTGGGAACTCCTGCCGCGGACGGAAGTTTTGAAGTCGGTATAGATAGCGGGGTAATCGAGGATTATAAGAAGACCACATATATTTACGTAAAGGGTAGTCTGGATAAGCCTGACGTTCGTTTGGCGGTGGATAATACCTTTATCACGGATTGGAATCAGCAAGTAGGTGCGATAATTCCTACGACCTATGAGACTCCTACAAATCTCCAGCTTTTGAATACCACATCCGTTACTTGCAGCAGCTTACAACTCTTTCATCCTTTGAGCTGTTTGGGTTATCAGCCCGATTACAGAGCCGTCAACTGGATGGGAAATTACAACTATGGGGTGGCGGCATGGAATTCATGGACAGACGGGGGCGATTTTGAAAGTTTCTTAGGCGATGGTCTCCTTCGATTGGCAACCAGTACGGGTAGTAGCTATCGTTTGGAGCCGAGTACAAAGGATTTCGATTTTAGCCAGAACCCTGCTGCGATTCCTACCGGGGCTCCGATCACCGTCGCTAACGGTAGTACTGCATTCGTCATTTGGAAGAAGGATAATTTGATTCAAATCCGGCCGTATGATGTAACTAAGGCAGCGGAAGCGGGTATATTGGACAATGCTAAGCAGATCAACTCCACCACTACTTCTCCTCTGACAAACTTATTTGCGGCGACCATTAACGATGGTATCATCTCAATCGTTTGGGATAGCGGGAATGCGATCTATATCCGTTTTTGGAATGCGGCTACGAATACTGCTATCGGATCGGAGCTAAAGGTAACGGATAGAAACGCGGTAGGAAGCGCTTATTCTAGGATCAACGTTTCCATGGGAACAGGAGCCCGAGCCTTTGTGGTTTGGAACGATGTTTTGTGGTATCCGATAGGCTCTCATAAATGGTTGGCCGGTAGGATCTTTCAAGCGGATCCGGTCGCTAATACTGCAGTTGCGACTGCGACAAGTTTCATCATCGATGAAGTCACAAACCTGGAAGATTTACGATATGAGGTGACCACCGCCGGGAACGGTAGTGATTACGTAGCTGTAGCATGGCATTATTCGTCGATCCAAGGGAATTTTTATAATATAGATTTTAGGACCTATAATATAACTACAGGAGCTCCAGTCGGACCATTGCGTGTTCTTGCATCCGGAGCGGGTCTTCTACCCTATAATGGTTCCCTTTTCTTGGAAGCTTCCGGCATTACCGGATGTCTCATTTGGAAAACTCCGGGTAACACACTTTCCGGTCGAGTATTCAATCTCCAAACGGATACTGCGTTAGGAGGATCAAACTTCCAGATCGATACGGGTGTAGGTTCGATAAATACGACGCTGATCGGAAATAAGGTATTCGTAAATTATACGAAAGGTGCGGACATCTATACAAAAGTGGTAAGTATTCCGGACAATTTCCTGTTGGTAAACACTACCGTAAAACTCAACTCATCCAGCAAGGCGACCAGTCGTAAGCCGGGCAAGACCATTCAGTCCGGAGATCAGTTTATCACATTCTGGGAACATTTGGAATCCGGTCTCTCGACTATTCGTGGAAGGACGGCGACTCTAAATCCACCTATAAGCCTATTGGGTTCCGGAGAATTCTTTATAAGTACTAAAAACGCGGGTAGTCAGACTTCTCCTGTCGGCCAAGCGTTTAGTAATAGCGGATTGGCAGTTTGGCTCTCTAACGATGTCGACAAATACAATATCCGAGCTTATAACATAGATATCAATAATCCGGGCGCATTGCAATACGGACTGAATAACTTCTTCGTAGCACCTTTAATGGAACGGGACTACACAATCTGGTCCAAGATCATCTATTAA
- a CDS encoding energy transducer TonB, whose amino-acid sequence MQLPAFFKVEIDPPGNLGEDDRRLLFAAFFVFAFASFLVAHLFTRNVLWKILGEDPLVQVKERAEREKIYEVLLEQEFVDKRVKDQYKALSNVDSAGSGGITKEEGFHTNSPFREFVMGSILRRPSQPNPQSSQKKTEEEKVYEVAILKQDPAENANPNEESPNQTAATGKMTKIPFNYRFQEDIRFRWDGSSNITVPTKKLVGYEYFKRMLRQIEQSFSPPGGGNYGYRDGAGTVVREAIIPGEVRVQFLLNDAGQVIDTRLLSTQGQEMVDRACIDALRGQNFGRVPDEVKAQGMIYGIRFIFPGFRR is encoded by the coding sequence ATGCAACTCCCGGCCTTTTTTAAAGTCGAAATAGATCCCCCAGGCAATTTGGGAGAAGACGACCGCCGCCTACTTTTTGCGGCGTTTTTCGTATTTGCGTTCGCGTCTTTTCTGGTCGCGCACCTATTCACTCGAAACGTTCTCTGGAAAATTCTAGGGGAGGACCCTCTTGTCCAAGTCAAGGAAAGGGCGGAGAGAGAAAAGATCTACGAGGTGCTTCTGGAGCAGGAGTTCGTGGATAAGAGAGTTAAGGACCAATACAAGGCCCTTTCCAATGTGGATTCCGCCGGTTCCGGGGGAATTACTAAAGAAGAAGGTTTCCATACAAATTCTCCTTTTCGGGAATTCGTGATGGGGAGTATTCTTCGCAGACCTTCCCAACCGAACCCCCAGTCTTCCCAGAAAAAGACCGAAGAGGAAAAAGTCTACGAGGTCGCCATTCTCAAACAGGATCCTGCGGAAAATGCCAATCCCAACGAGGAGAGTCCGAACCAAACCGCCGCCACCGGGAAGATGACCAAGATCCCGTTCAATTACAGATTCCAGGAAGACATTCGTTTCCGCTGGGATGGAAGCTCTAATATTACTGTTCCTACTAAAAAGCTCGTGGGTTACGAGTATTTCAAGAGAATGCTCCGACAAATCGAACAGAGCTTTTCCCCACCCGGAGGAGGAAACTACGGATATCGTGACGGTGCGGGAACGGTAGTGCGAGAGGCGATCATTCCCGGAGAAGTCCGTGTACAATTCCTATTAAACGACGCGGGTCAAGTCATAGATACCAGATTGTTATCCACCCAAGGACAGGAAATGGTGGATCGAGCCTGTATAGACGCTCTTCGAGGCCAGAATTTCGGAAGAGTCCCGGACGAGGTTAAGGCCCAAGGAATGATTTACGGGATTCGTTTCATTTTTCCCGGATTTAGAAGATAG
- the ruvB gene encoding Holliday junction branch migration DNA helicase RuvB: MAGHTLNPEDKFEEEASLRPSLFSEFVGQKEILANLSVFVGAAKKRGQAMDHVLLSGPPGLGKTTLAGIISQELGTRLVVTSAPVLTRGADLAKLLTDLEEKDILFIDEIHSLGRKVEEILYPAMENFMIDLLVGEGITAQTIQIKLKPFTLIGATTRSGLISDPLKSRFGIHFRLEYYDDPEMKQIVLRSSKILGYEIDEDAAFEIGRRARKTPRIANHLLKRVRDFAEIKGDKRIRISACEEAFSRLGIDELGLDRMDRQILECMIDRYKGGPVGLKPIAAVVGEEERTLEDHYESYMVRVGLINRTSSGRVATEKAYRLMDRTPPALGKRIEEDATPGLF; encoded by the coding sequence TTGGCAGGACATACCCTAAATCCCGAGGATAAATTCGAGGAAGAGGCATCCCTCCGCCCGAGCCTATTCTCGGAATTCGTGGGTCAAAAGGAGATTCTTGCCAATCTTTCCGTATTCGTAGGCGCGGCTAAGAAGAGAGGACAGGCGATGGATCATGTCCTTCTTTCCGGTCCTCCCGGCTTGGGCAAGACCACACTAGCCGGTATCATTTCCCAGGAATTGGGTACGAGACTCGTCGTGACTTCGGCTCCGGTCCTCACTCGGGGCGCCGATCTTGCCAAACTTCTCACGGACCTGGAAGAAAAAGACATTCTGTTCATAGACGAGATTCATTCTCTCGGAAGAAAGGTGGAAGAGATCCTATATCCTGCCATGGAGAATTTCATGATCGATCTTCTCGTGGGAGAAGGGATCACCGCCCAGACCATCCAGATCAAATTGAAACCTTTCACATTGATCGGAGCCACCACTCGTAGCGGCCTGATTTCCGATCCTCTTAAGAGTCGTTTCGGAATCCATTTTCGATTGGAATATTACGACGACCCCGAGATGAAACAGATCGTTCTACGATCCTCCAAAATTCTTGGGTATGAGATAGACGAGGACGCCGCTTTCGAGATAGGAAGAAGAGCGAGAAAAACCCCTCGGATCGCAAACCACCTATTGAAACGGGTCCGGGATTTTGCGGAGATAAAAGGGGACAAAAGGATCCGTATCTCCGCCTGCGAAGAGGCTTTTTCCCGGTTAGGAATCGACGAGCTCGGGTTGGATAGAATGGACCGACAGATTCTAGAGTGCATGATCGATCGTTATAAGGGGGGACCCGTCGGCCTGAAGCCGATCGCCGCAGTGGTCGGAGAGGAGGAGCGAACTCTGGAGGATCATTACGAATCCTATATGGTAAGAGTTGGCTTGATCAATAGGACCTCCTCCGGTAGGGTTGCCACAGAGAAGGCCTACCGTCTCATGGATCGAACTCCTCCGGCATTAGGCAAGCGAATCGAAGAAGATGCAACTCCCGGCCTTTTTTAA